From the Panthera leo isolate Ple1 chromosome C1, P.leo_Ple1_pat1.1, whole genome shotgun sequence genome, one window contains:
- the SLC11A1 gene encoding natural resistance-associated macrophage protein 1 isoform X3 yields MQRCGHKGDGRTEGTREGGVHPRSGSCWAAAQEPSFAAFRKLGRYCQNSHQRCWSPGSLVPLMMPVPETPLEAPRTLLWLTIELAIVGSDMQEVIGTAIAFSLLSAGRIPLWGGVLITIVDTFFFLFLDNYGLRKLEAFFGFLITVMALTFGYEYVVARPAQVALLRDLLLPSCSGCGSPELLQAVGIVGAIIMPHNIYLHSALVKSREIDRSRRADIREANMYFLIEATIALSVSFFINLFVVAVFGQAFYQQTNQAAFDVCANSSLHDYAKIFPQNNLTVEVDIYQGVSDRRRRAWNGVILGCLFGPAALYIWAVGLLAAGQSSTMTGTYAGQFVMEGFLKLRWSRFARVLLTRSCAILPTVLVAVFRDLKDLSGLNDLLNVLQSLLLPFAVLPILTFTSMPALMQEFANGRLSKAITSSIMALICAINLYFVIIYLPSLPHPAYFVLVALLAAVYLGLTTYLVWTCFLAQGVTVLAHSSHQHFLYGLPEEEEKERISG; encoded by the exons ATGCAGAGGTGTGGTCACAAAGGTGATGGAAGGACTGAAGGAACAAGGGAAGGAGGTGTTCATCCAAGATCAGGAAGCTGCTGGGCAGCAGCCCAAGAGCCATCATTTGCTGCCTTCAGGAAGCTTGGCCGCTACTGTCAAAACAGCCACCAACGCTGCTGGAGCCCAGGAAGCCTGGTGCCCTTGATGATGCCTGTGCCAGAAACACCACTAGAA gcgccccgcactcTCCTCTGGCTGACCATCGAGCTAGCCATCGTGGGCTCGGACATGCAGGAGGTCATCGGCACGGCTATCGCATTCAGTCTGCTGTCAGCTGGACG AATCCCACTCTGGGGTGGCGTCCTCATCACCATCGTGGacactttcttcttcctcttccttgacAACTACG GGTTGCGCAAGCTGGAAGCCTTTTTTGGATTCCTTATTACAGTTATGGCCTTGACCTTCGGCTATGAG TACGTGGTGGCCCGTCCAGCCCAGGTAGCTCTCCTCCGGGACCTGCTCCTGCCCTCGTGCTCCGGCTGCGGCAGTCCTGAGCTGCTGCAGGCCGTGGGCATCGTTGGGGCCATCATCATGCCCCACAACATCTACCTGCACTCGGCCCTAGTCAAG TCTAGAGAGATAGACCGGTCTCGCCGGGCAGACATCCGAGAGGCCAACATGTACTTCCTGATTGAGGCCACCATCGCcctgtctgtctccttcttcATCAATCTCTTTGTTGTGGCAGTCTTTGGACAGGCCTTCTACCAGCAAACCAACCAGGCTGCG TTCGACGTCTGTGCCAACAGCAGCCTCCACGACTACGCCAAGATCTTCCCCCAAAACAACCTTACAGTGGAGGTGGACATTTACCAAGGAGTAAGCGACAGGCGGAGGCGGGCATGGAAT GGCGTGATCCTGGGCTGTCTTTTCGGCCCGGCTGCTCTCTACATCTGGGCGGTGGGCCTCCTAGCGGCCGGACAGAGCTCCACCATGACCGGCACCTACGCGGGACAGTTTGTGATGGAG GGCTTCCTGAAGCTGCGCTGGTCACGCTTTGCCCGCGTGCTCCTCACTCGCTCCTGCGCCATCCTGCCCACCGTGCTCGTGGCAGTCTTCAGGGACTTGAAAGACCTGTCAGGGCTCAACGACCTGCTTAATgtgctgcagagcctgctg cttcCCTTTGCTGTGCTGCCTATCCTTACATTCACCAGCATGCCAGCCCTCATGCAGGAGTTTGCCAACGGCCG gctgAGCAAGGCCATCACATCCTCCATCATGGCGCTGATCTGTGCCATCAACCTCTACTTCGTGATCATCTAcctgcccagcctcccccaccctgcctaCTTCGTCCTTGTAGCCCTGCTGGCTGCGGTTTACCTGGGCCTCACCACCTACCTG GTCTGGACCTGTTTCCTTGCCCAAGGAGTCACCGTTCTGGCCCACAGCTCCCATCAACACTTCTTGTATGGGCTTcctgaagaggaggagaaggagaggatcTCTGGATGA
- the CTDSP1 gene encoding carboxy-terminal domain RNA polymerase II polypeptide A small phosphatase 1 isoform X2, translating to MDSSAVITQITKEEARGPLRGKGDQKSAASQKPRSRGILHSLFCCVCRDDGDALPAHSGAPLLVEENGAVPKTPVQYLLPEAKAQDVDKICVVIDLDETLVHSSFKPVNNADFIIPVEIDGVVHQVYVLKRPHVDEFLQRMGELFECVLFTASLAKYADPVADLLDKWGAFRARLFRESCVFHRGNYVKDLSRLGRDLRRVLILDNSPASYVFHPDNAVPVASWFDNMSDTELHDLLPFFEQLSRVDDVYSVLRQPRPGS from the exons ATGGACAGCTCGGCCGTCATTACTCAGATCACCAAGGAGGAGGCGCGGGGCCCGCTACGGGGCAAAG GTGACCAGAAGTCAGCAGCTTCTCAGAAGCCCCGGAGCCGGGGCATCCTCCACTCGCTCTTCTGCTGCGTCTGCCGGGACGATGGGGACGCCCTGCCTGCCCACAGTGGGGCGCCCCTGCTGGTGGAGGAGAACGGCGCTGTCCCCAAG ACCCCAGTCCAGTACCTGCTCCCAGAGGCCAAGGCCCAGGACGTGGACAAGATCTGTGTGGTCATCGACCTGGATGAGACCCTGGTGCATAGCTCCTTCAAG CCAGTGAACAACGCCGACTTCATCATCCCTGTGGAGATTGATGGGGTGGTCCACCAG GTCTACGTGCTGAAGCGGCCCCATGTGGATGAGTTCCTGCAGCGAATGGGCGAGCTCTTTGAGTGTGTGCTGTTCACCGCCAGCCTTGCCAAG TATGCAGACCCAGTAGCTGATCTACTGGACAAGTGGGGGGCCTTCCGGGCGCGGCTGTTTCGTGAGTCCTGCGTCTTCCACCGGGGCAATTACGTGAAGGACCTGAGCCGGCTGGGCCGAGACCTGCGGCGGGTGCTCATCCTAGACAACTCGCCCGCCTCCTACGTCTTCCATCCAGACAACGCC GTACCAGTGGCTTCCTGGTTTGACAACATGAGTGACACAGAGCTCCACGACCTCCTGCCCTTCTTCGAGCAGCTCAGCCGCGTGGATGACGTGTACTCAGTGCTCAGGCAGCCAAGGCCCGGCAGCTAG
- the LOC122226636 gene encoding ciliogenesis-associated TTC17-interacting protein isoform X3 has translation MPVLLPKNAISAFPLSLGPRAKDHQPSTRESLPTLEANAEAIHFLNNLQQEELQMLLFSETLAMVSDTGEPQGELTIEVQRGNYKDEFGVMSHCLLVHAFSQGFVDKMLCGISLLGYLSWDLHIMEQHTQEFIKQALGIQTIQVGHQEVDVFIVEQTVHSDEGIPGSCQFYLLSDGHLAKRIQVGSPGCCMITKMPILRDKDEIEPAPVFEKKSLVWEEDMELYSRFLGRKEELRVSHHSYLRQHPEAQALISDFLLFLLLRRPADVVTFAAEYFGPFAKRNPPTPALRSSNRPSPFRSLDPERPTD, from the exons ATGCCTGTCCTTCTCCCCAAGAATGCCATCTCAGCCTTTCCTCTGTCCCTAGGCCCCAGAGCCAAGGACCACCAGCCCTCAACCCGGGAGAGTCTGCCAACCCTAGAGGCCAATGCCGAAGCCATCCACTTCCTCAACAACCTCC AGCAGGAGGAGCTGCAGATGCTGCTGTTCTCCGAGACCCTGGCCATGGTCTCAGACACGGGGGAGCCTCAGGGAGAGCTGACCATCGAAGTGCAAAGAGGGAACTACAAGGATGAATTTGGTGTTATGTCGCACTGCCTCCTCGTGCACGCCTTTAGCCAGGGCTTCGTGGACAAAATGCTCTGCGGAATCTCCCTCCTGG GCTATCTTTCGTGGGACCTGCATATCATGGAACAACATACCCAGGAGTTTATCAAG CAAGCCCTGGGCATCCAGACGATCCAGGTGGGCCACCAGGAGGTGGATGTGTTCATCGTGGAGCAGACTGTCCACTCCGATGAAGGCATCCCTGGTTCCTGCCAGTTCTACCTGCTCTCTGATGG GCACCTGGCCAAGAGGATCCAGGTGGGTTCCCCCGGGTGCTGCATGATCACCAAGATGCCTATTTTGAGGGACAAGG atGAGATCGAGCCTGCCCCGGTGTTTGAGAAGAAGTCCCTGGTGTGGGAGGAGGATATGGAGCTCTACTCGAGATTCCTGGGCCGGAAG GAGGAGCTGCGTGTCAGCCACCACAGCTACCTGCGGCAGCACCCCGAGGCCCAGGCGCTCATCTCGGacttcctgctcttcctccttctgcgCCGGCCGGCCGACGTGGTCACCTTCGCCGCCGAGTACTTCGGGCCGTTCGCGAAGCGCAACCCGCCGACCCCCGCCTTGCGCTCCTCCAACCGGCCCAGCCCCTTCCGCTCGCTGGACCCGGAGCGCCCCACCGACTAG
- the SLC11A1 gene encoding natural resistance-associated macrophage protein 1 isoform X2, whose translation MTGDSSPQSLSRSSYGSISSPPSSEPQKEPLRATYLSEKILIPDTEPGTFSLRKLWAFTGPGFLMSIAFLDPGNIESDLQAGAVAGFKLLWVLLWATVLGLLCQRLAARLGVVTGKDLGEVCHLYYHKAPRTLLWLTIELAIVGSDMQEVIGTAIAFSLLSAGRIPLWGGVLITIVDTFFFLFLDNYGLRKLEAFFGFLITVMALTFGYEYVVARPAQVALLRDLLLPSCSGCGSPELLQAVGIVGAIIMPHNIYLHSALVKSREIDRSRRADIREANMYFLIEATIALSVSFFINLFVVAVFGQAFYQQTNQAAFDVCANSSLHDYAKIFPQNNLTVEVDIYQGGVILGCLFGPAALYIWAVGLLAAGQSSTMTGTYAGQFVMEGFLKLRWSRFARVLLTRSCAILPTVLVAVFRDLKDLSGLNDLLNVLQSLLLPFAVLPILTFTSMPALMQEFANGRLSKAITSSIMALICAINLYFVIIYLPSLPHPAYFVLVALLAAVYLGLTTYLVWTCFLAQGVTVLAHSSHQHFLYGLPEEEEKERISG comes from the exons ATGACAG GTGACAGCAGCCCTCAAAGTCTAAGCAGGAGCAGCTATGGCTCCATCTCCAGCCCACCCAGCTCAGAGCCACAGAAAGAGCCTCTCAGAGCAACCTACCTGAGCGAGAAGATCCTCATCCCGGACACAGAACCG GGCACATTCAGCCTGAGGAAGCTGTGGGCCTTCACGGGGCCTGGCTTCCTCATGAGCATCGCTTTCCTGGACCCGGGAAACATCGAGTCAGATCTTCAGGCTGGTGCCGTGGCTGGATTCAAA cTGCTCTGGGTGCTGCTGTGGGCCACGGTGTTGGGTTTGCTCTGCCAACGGCTTGCTGCCCGACTGGGTGTGGTGACAGGCAAGGACTTGGGCGAGGTCTGCCATCTCTACTACCATAAG gcgccccgcactcTCCTCTGGCTGACCATCGAGCTAGCCATCGTGGGCTCGGACATGCAGGAGGTCATCGGCACGGCTATCGCATTCAGTCTGCTGTCAGCTGGACG AATCCCACTCTGGGGTGGCGTCCTCATCACCATCGTGGacactttcttcttcctcttccttgacAACTACG GGTTGCGCAAGCTGGAAGCCTTTTTTGGATTCCTTATTACAGTTATGGCCTTGACCTTCGGCTATGAG TACGTGGTGGCCCGTCCAGCCCAGGTAGCTCTCCTCCGGGACCTGCTCCTGCCCTCGTGCTCCGGCTGCGGCAGTCCTGAGCTGCTGCAGGCCGTGGGCATCGTTGGGGCCATCATCATGCCCCACAACATCTACCTGCACTCGGCCCTAGTCAAG TCTAGAGAGATAGACCGGTCTCGCCGGGCAGACATCCGAGAGGCCAACATGTACTTCCTGATTGAGGCCACCATCGCcctgtctgtctccttcttcATCAATCTCTTTGTTGTGGCAGTCTTTGGACAGGCCTTCTACCAGCAAACCAACCAGGCTGCG TTCGACGTCTGTGCCAACAGCAGCCTCCACGACTACGCCAAGATCTTCCCCCAAAACAACCTTACAGTGGAGGTGGACATTTACCAAGGA GGCGTGATCCTGGGCTGTCTTTTCGGCCCGGCTGCTCTCTACATCTGGGCGGTGGGCCTCCTAGCGGCCGGACAGAGCTCCACCATGACCGGCACCTACGCGGGACAGTTTGTGATGGAG GGCTTCCTGAAGCTGCGCTGGTCACGCTTTGCCCGCGTGCTCCTCACTCGCTCCTGCGCCATCCTGCCCACCGTGCTCGTGGCAGTCTTCAGGGACTTGAAAGACCTGTCAGGGCTCAACGACCTGCTTAATgtgctgcagagcctgctg cttcCCTTTGCTGTGCTGCCTATCCTTACATTCACCAGCATGCCAGCCCTCATGCAGGAGTTTGCCAACGGCCG gctgAGCAAGGCCATCACATCCTCCATCATGGCGCTGATCTGTGCCATCAACCTCTACTTCGTGATCATCTAcctgcccagcctcccccaccctgcctaCTTCGTCCTTGTAGCCCTGCTGGCTGCGGTTTACCTGGGCCTCACCACCTACCTG GTCTGGACCTGTTTCCTTGCCCAAGGAGTCACCGTTCTGGCCCACAGCTCCCATCAACACTTCTTGTATGGGCTTcctgaagaggaggagaaggagaggatcTCTGGATGA
- the SLC11A1 gene encoding natural resistance-associated macrophage protein 1 isoform X1, whose amino-acid sequence MTGDSSPQSLSRSSYGSISSPPSSEPQKEPLRATYLSEKILIPDTEPGTFSLRKLWAFTGPGFLMSIAFLDPGNIESDLQAGAVAGFKLLWVLLWATVLGLLCQRLAARLGVVTGKDLGEVCHLYYHKAPRTLLWLTIELAIVGSDMQEVIGTAIAFSLLSAGRIPLWGGVLITIVDTFFFLFLDNYGLRKLEAFFGFLITVMALTFGYEYVVARPAQVALLRDLLLPSCSGCGSPELLQAVGIVGAIIMPHNIYLHSALVKSREIDRSRRADIREANMYFLIEATIALSVSFFINLFVVAVFGQAFYQQTNQAAFDVCANSSLHDYAKIFPQNNLTVEVDIYQGVSDRRRRAWNGVILGCLFGPAALYIWAVGLLAAGQSSTMTGTYAGQFVMEGFLKLRWSRFARVLLTRSCAILPTVLVAVFRDLKDLSGLNDLLNVLQSLLLPFAVLPILTFTSMPALMQEFANGRLSKAITSSIMALICAINLYFVIIYLPSLPHPAYFVLVALLAAVYLGLTTYLVWTCFLAQGVTVLAHSSHQHFLYGLPEEEEKERISG is encoded by the exons ATGACAG GTGACAGCAGCCCTCAAAGTCTAAGCAGGAGCAGCTATGGCTCCATCTCCAGCCCACCCAGCTCAGAGCCACAGAAAGAGCCTCTCAGAGCAACCTACCTGAGCGAGAAGATCCTCATCCCGGACACAGAACCG GGCACATTCAGCCTGAGGAAGCTGTGGGCCTTCACGGGGCCTGGCTTCCTCATGAGCATCGCTTTCCTGGACCCGGGAAACATCGAGTCAGATCTTCAGGCTGGTGCCGTGGCTGGATTCAAA cTGCTCTGGGTGCTGCTGTGGGCCACGGTGTTGGGTTTGCTCTGCCAACGGCTTGCTGCCCGACTGGGTGTGGTGACAGGCAAGGACTTGGGCGAGGTCTGCCATCTCTACTACCATAAG gcgccccgcactcTCCTCTGGCTGACCATCGAGCTAGCCATCGTGGGCTCGGACATGCAGGAGGTCATCGGCACGGCTATCGCATTCAGTCTGCTGTCAGCTGGACG AATCCCACTCTGGGGTGGCGTCCTCATCACCATCGTGGacactttcttcttcctcttccttgacAACTACG GGTTGCGCAAGCTGGAAGCCTTTTTTGGATTCCTTATTACAGTTATGGCCTTGACCTTCGGCTATGAG TACGTGGTGGCCCGTCCAGCCCAGGTAGCTCTCCTCCGGGACCTGCTCCTGCCCTCGTGCTCCGGCTGCGGCAGTCCTGAGCTGCTGCAGGCCGTGGGCATCGTTGGGGCCATCATCATGCCCCACAACATCTACCTGCACTCGGCCCTAGTCAAG TCTAGAGAGATAGACCGGTCTCGCCGGGCAGACATCCGAGAGGCCAACATGTACTTCCTGATTGAGGCCACCATCGCcctgtctgtctccttcttcATCAATCTCTTTGTTGTGGCAGTCTTTGGACAGGCCTTCTACCAGCAAACCAACCAGGCTGCG TTCGACGTCTGTGCCAACAGCAGCCTCCACGACTACGCCAAGATCTTCCCCCAAAACAACCTTACAGTGGAGGTGGACATTTACCAAGGAGTAAGCGACAGGCGGAGGCGGGCATGGAAT GGCGTGATCCTGGGCTGTCTTTTCGGCCCGGCTGCTCTCTACATCTGGGCGGTGGGCCTCCTAGCGGCCGGACAGAGCTCCACCATGACCGGCACCTACGCGGGACAGTTTGTGATGGAG GGCTTCCTGAAGCTGCGCTGGTCACGCTTTGCCCGCGTGCTCCTCACTCGCTCCTGCGCCATCCTGCCCACCGTGCTCGTGGCAGTCTTCAGGGACTTGAAAGACCTGTCAGGGCTCAACGACCTGCTTAATgtgctgcagagcctgctg cttcCCTTTGCTGTGCTGCCTATCCTTACATTCACCAGCATGCCAGCCCTCATGCAGGAGTTTGCCAACGGCCG gctgAGCAAGGCCATCACATCCTCCATCATGGCGCTGATCTGTGCCATCAACCTCTACTTCGTGATCATCTAcctgcccagcctcccccaccctgcctaCTTCGTCCTTGTAGCCCTGCTGGCTGCGGTTTACCTGGGCCTCACCACCTACCTG GTCTGGACCTGTTTCCTTGCCCAAGGAGTCACCGTTCTGGCCCACAGCTCCCATCAACACTTCTTGTATGGGCTTcctgaagaggaggagaaggagaggatcTCTGGATGA
- the LOC122226636 gene encoding ciliogenesis-associated TTC17-interacting protein isoform X1, whose protein sequence is MPVLLPKNAISAFPLSLGPRAKDHQPSTRESLPTLEANAEAIHFLNNLQQEELQMLLFSETLAMVSDTGEPQGELTIEVQRGNYKDEFGVMSHCLLVHAFSQGFVDKMLCGISLLGYLSWDLHIMEQHTQEFIKLHILPTERKMSLVRQDDQLVMTRSVKEGEEVKTEVTFFPWSSTVGFVSEAANLLLLRVMAWRQLVPSNARFLALDTEGKLCYSTYQALGIQTIQVGHQEVDVFIVEQTVHSDEGIPGSCQFYLLSDGHLAKRIQVGSPGCCMITKMPILRDKDEIEPAPVFEKKSLVWEEDMELYSRFLGRKEELRVSHHSYLRQHPEAQALISDFLLFLLLRRPADVVTFAAEYFGPFAKRNPPTPALRSSNRPSPFRSLDPERPTD, encoded by the exons ATGCCTGTCCTTCTCCCCAAGAATGCCATCTCAGCCTTTCCTCTGTCCCTAGGCCCCAGAGCCAAGGACCACCAGCCCTCAACCCGGGAGAGTCTGCCAACCCTAGAGGCCAATGCCGAAGCCATCCACTTCCTCAACAACCTCC AGCAGGAGGAGCTGCAGATGCTGCTGTTCTCCGAGACCCTGGCCATGGTCTCAGACACGGGGGAGCCTCAGGGAGAGCTGACCATCGAAGTGCAAAGAGGGAACTACAAGGATGAATTTGGTGTTATGTCGCACTGCCTCCTCGTGCACGCCTTTAGCCAGGGCTTCGTGGACAAAATGCTCTGCGGAATCTCCCTCCTGG GCTATCTTTCGTGGGACCTGCATATCATGGAACAACATACCCAGGAGTTTATCAAG TTGCACATCCTCCCCACGGAGAGGAAGATGAGTCTGGTGAGGCAGGATGACCAGCTGGTCATGACCAGAAGTGTCAAGGAGGGTGAG GAAGTGAAGACCGAAGTGACTTTTTTCCCCTGGAGCTCAACTGTGGGCTTCGTCTCCGAGGCTGCCAACCTGCTGTTGCTGAGGGTGATGGCTTGGCGTCAGCTGGTGCCCAGCAATGCCCGTTTCCTGGCCTTGGACACAGAGGGCAAACTCTGCTATTCCACTTAT CAAGCCCTGGGCATCCAGACGATCCAGGTGGGCCACCAGGAGGTGGATGTGTTCATCGTGGAGCAGACTGTCCACTCCGATGAAGGCATCCCTGGTTCCTGCCAGTTCTACCTGCTCTCTGATGG GCACCTGGCCAAGAGGATCCAGGTGGGTTCCCCCGGGTGCTGCATGATCACCAAGATGCCTATTTTGAGGGACAAGG atGAGATCGAGCCTGCCCCGGTGTTTGAGAAGAAGTCCCTGGTGTGGGAGGAGGATATGGAGCTCTACTCGAGATTCCTGGGCCGGAAG GAGGAGCTGCGTGTCAGCCACCACAGCTACCTGCGGCAGCACCCCGAGGCCCAGGCGCTCATCTCGGacttcctgctcttcctccttctgcgCCGGCCGGCCGACGTGGTCACCTTCGCCGCCGAGTACTTCGGGCCGTTCGCGAAGCGCAACCCGCCGACCCCCGCCTTGCGCTCCTCCAACCGGCCCAGCCCCTTCCGCTCGCTGGACCCGGAGCGCCCCACCGACTAG
- the LOC122226636 gene encoding ciliogenesis-associated TTC17-interacting protein isoform X2 produces the protein MSSKHQSTGPRAKDHQPSTRESLPTLEANAEAIHFLNNLQQEELQMLLFSETLAMVSDTGEPQGELTIEVQRGNYKDEFGVMSHCLLVHAFSQGFVDKMLCGISLLGYLSWDLHIMEQHTQEFIKLHILPTERKMSLVRQDDQLVMTRSVKEGEEVKTEVTFFPWSSTVGFVSEAANLLLLRVMAWRQLVPSNARFLALDTEGKLCYSTYQALGIQTIQVGHQEVDVFIVEQTVHSDEGIPGSCQFYLLSDGHLAKRIQVGSPGCCMITKMPILRDKDEIEPAPVFEKKSLVWEEDMELYSRFLGRKEELRVSHHSYLRQHPEAQALISDFLLFLLLRRPADVVTFAAEYFGPFAKRNPPTPALRSSNRPSPFRSLDPERPTD, from the exons ATGTCCTCCAAACATCAATCCACAG GCCCCAGAGCCAAGGACCACCAGCCCTCAACCCGGGAGAGTCTGCCAACCCTAGAGGCCAATGCCGAAGCCATCCACTTCCTCAACAACCTCC AGCAGGAGGAGCTGCAGATGCTGCTGTTCTCCGAGACCCTGGCCATGGTCTCAGACACGGGGGAGCCTCAGGGAGAGCTGACCATCGAAGTGCAAAGAGGGAACTACAAGGATGAATTTGGTGTTATGTCGCACTGCCTCCTCGTGCACGCCTTTAGCCAGGGCTTCGTGGACAAAATGCTCTGCGGAATCTCCCTCCTGG GCTATCTTTCGTGGGACCTGCATATCATGGAACAACATACCCAGGAGTTTATCAAG TTGCACATCCTCCCCACGGAGAGGAAGATGAGTCTGGTGAGGCAGGATGACCAGCTGGTCATGACCAGAAGTGTCAAGGAGGGTGAG GAAGTGAAGACCGAAGTGACTTTTTTCCCCTGGAGCTCAACTGTGGGCTTCGTCTCCGAGGCTGCCAACCTGCTGTTGCTGAGGGTGATGGCTTGGCGTCAGCTGGTGCCCAGCAATGCCCGTTTCCTGGCCTTGGACACAGAGGGCAAACTCTGCTATTCCACTTAT CAAGCCCTGGGCATCCAGACGATCCAGGTGGGCCACCAGGAGGTGGATGTGTTCATCGTGGAGCAGACTGTCCACTCCGATGAAGGCATCCCTGGTTCCTGCCAGTTCTACCTGCTCTCTGATGG GCACCTGGCCAAGAGGATCCAGGTGGGTTCCCCCGGGTGCTGCATGATCACCAAGATGCCTATTTTGAGGGACAAGG atGAGATCGAGCCTGCCCCGGTGTTTGAGAAGAAGTCCCTGGTGTGGGAGGAGGATATGGAGCTCTACTCGAGATTCCTGGGCCGGAAG GAGGAGCTGCGTGTCAGCCACCACAGCTACCTGCGGCAGCACCCCGAGGCCCAGGCGCTCATCTCGGacttcctgctcttcctccttctgcgCCGGCCGGCCGACGTGGTCACCTTCGCCGCCGAGTACTTCGGGCCGTTCGCGAAGCGCAACCCGCCGACCCCCGCCTTGCGCTCCTCCAACCGGCCCAGCCCCTTCCGCTCGCTGGACCCGGAGCGCCCCACCGACTAG
- the CTDSP1 gene encoding carboxy-terminal domain RNA polymerase II polypeptide A small phosphatase 1 isoform X1: MDSSAVITQITKEEARGPLRGKGDQKSAASQKPRSRGILHSLFCCVCRDDGDALPAHSGAPLLVEENGAVPKQTPVQYLLPEAKAQDVDKICVVIDLDETLVHSSFKPVNNADFIIPVEIDGVVHQVYVLKRPHVDEFLQRMGELFECVLFTASLAKYADPVADLLDKWGAFRARLFRESCVFHRGNYVKDLSRLGRDLRRVLILDNSPASYVFHPDNAVPVASWFDNMSDTELHDLLPFFEQLSRVDDVYSVLRQPRPGS; the protein is encoded by the exons ATGGACAGCTCGGCCGTCATTACTCAGATCACCAAGGAGGAGGCGCGGGGCCCGCTACGGGGCAAAG GTGACCAGAAGTCAGCAGCTTCTCAGAAGCCCCGGAGCCGGGGCATCCTCCACTCGCTCTTCTGCTGCGTCTGCCGGGACGATGGGGACGCCCTGCCTGCCCACAGTGGGGCGCCCCTGCTGGTGGAGGAGAACGGCGCTGTCCCCAAG CAGACCCCAGTCCAGTACCTGCTCCCAGAGGCCAAGGCCCAGGACGTGGACAAGATCTGTGTGGTCATCGACCTGGATGAGACCCTGGTGCATAGCTCCTTCAAG CCAGTGAACAACGCCGACTTCATCATCCCTGTGGAGATTGATGGGGTGGTCCACCAG GTCTACGTGCTGAAGCGGCCCCATGTGGATGAGTTCCTGCAGCGAATGGGCGAGCTCTTTGAGTGTGTGCTGTTCACCGCCAGCCTTGCCAAG TATGCAGACCCAGTAGCTGATCTACTGGACAAGTGGGGGGCCTTCCGGGCGCGGCTGTTTCGTGAGTCCTGCGTCTTCCACCGGGGCAATTACGTGAAGGACCTGAGCCGGCTGGGCCGAGACCTGCGGCGGGTGCTCATCCTAGACAACTCGCCCGCCTCCTACGTCTTCCATCCAGACAACGCC GTACCAGTGGCTTCCTGGTTTGACAACATGAGTGACACAGAGCTCCACGACCTCCTGCCCTTCTTCGAGCAGCTCAGCCGCGTGGATGACGTGTACTCAGTGCTCAGGCAGCCAAGGCCCGGCAGCTAG